From the genome of Labrus bergylta chromosome 4, fLabBer1.1, whole genome shotgun sequence, one region includes:
- the tcf3a gene encoding transcription factor 3a isoform X2, which translates to MAAVESDKELNDLLDFSAMFELPVSNGKNRPTTLASSQFGGSGMDERSGSSPWVQGQQNNPSFNQGRGYGEEGLYGEQEGIASAPIFGSGIVGKAERGPYSSFPAQPGFMPSEIPMASPNALSPPGLKSNSQFYSSHDGNNPRRRPAQEPIESQPKKIRKVPPGLPSSVYAPASGEDFNRDNAGYPASKAGNVYPPPFYMQEGHHPPSDPWGSARSMVQPGYSAMLGNPPHLSQHGPFTAINPQDRLKRQPLPLSPQNYPLHGSEVNGAHPAGFHSSSSSFVVPSHTPPIAGTDTLANRGTVPGSSGDEIGKALASIYPSDSSAFPPSPSTPSGSPQAVSGSASQWTRSSGQVTPSPNFEEGIQSMPSKMEDRLDEAINVLQRHASGQGGTGLAEMHSLLSSSLGLPAAFTSAALGMASRLPGLLSSHHEDSVGLPSSGGLMHSNHGPASVQHGSQPDGFAGLIASIQRSIGSDLKREEKEDDENCSITDKSEDERKDIKGLLGTSIVTVTDENLTAEEKEQRERGRRQANNARERVRVRDINEAFRELGRMCQVHLQSDKAQTKLIILQQAVQVILGLEKQVRERNLNPKAACLKRREEEKVSGVDPQMQLGGGHPGLGDGHM; encoded by the exons GAATGGATGAGAGGAGTGGGTCCAGTCCCTGGGTGCAAGGACAACAGAACAATCCATCATTCAACCAGGGAAGG GGTTATGGAGAAGAAGGCCTTTATGGTGAGCAAGAGGGCATTGCCTCTGCCCCTATATTTGGATCAGGGATTGTTG GAAAAGCTGAGCGAGGACCATACTCGTCATTTCCTGCACAG CCGGGCTTTATGCCTAGTGAGATACCCATGGCAAGTCCTAATGCCCTCTCCCCGCCTGGCCTGAAGTCTAACTCCCAGTTTTATTCCTCTCATGACGGAAACAACCCTCGTCGGAGACCGGCACAGGAACCTATTG AATCGCAGCCAAAAAAGATCAGGAAGGTGCCCCCTGGCCTGCCTTCCTCG GTTTATGCACCGGCTTCAGGAGAGGATTTCAACAGGGACAATGCTGGCTACCCGGCCTCCAAGGCAGGAAACGTCTACCCACCACCATTCTACATGCAAG AAGGCCACCACCCGCCCTCTGATCCGTGGGGCTCTGCCCGGTCGATGGTTCAGCCCGGGTATTCTGCCATGCTGGGCAACCCCCCCCATCTGAGCCAGCATGGCCCTTTCACTGCCATTAACCCCCAAGACAGACTG AAACGACAGCCACTGCCCCTCTCACCCCAAAACTACCCCCTGCATGGCAGTGAGGTGAACGGGGCTCATCCCGCTGGCTTCCACTCCAGCTCCAGCAGCTTCGTAGTCCCCAGCCACACACCCCCTATTGCCGGCACTGACACTTTGG CCAATCGAGGAACAGTGCCTGGAAGTTCAGGTGATGAGATCGGAAAAGCCCTGGCATCT ATCTATCCTTCAGACAGTTCTGCCTTCCCTCCATCTCCATCGACGCCCTCTGGCTCTCCCCAGGCTGTGTCAG GCTCTGCATCGCAGTGGACTCGGTCTTCGGgtcaggtcacaccttcaccCAACTTTGAGGAGGGAATTCAGTCCATG CCGAGTAAAATGGAAGACCGTCTGGACGAAGCTATCAATGTTCTTCAGCGTCACGCCAGTGGACAGGGCGGGACTGGCCTGGCTGAAATGCACAGTCTGCTCTCATCTAGTTTAGGGTTACCTGCAGCCTTCACCAGCGCAGCCCTGGGAATGGCCAGTCGCCTGCCTGGACTG CTGTCCAGTCACCATGAGGACTCTGTTGgtctgccctctagtggaggtCTTATGCATAGCAACCATGGCCCTGCATCTGTTCAGCATGGCTCTCAGCCTGATGGTTTTGCTG GCCTGATAGCAAGTATTCAACGTTCCATTGGGTCTGATTTGAAacgagaggagaaggaggatgatGAAAACTGCTCCATCACTGACAAGTCTGAGGATGAAAGGAAAGACATCAAGGGCCTCCTCGGAACAAG CATCGTCACGGTGACTGATGAGAACCTCACTGCCGAGGAGAAGGAGCAGAGGGAGCGAGGGCGCCGCCAAGCCAACAATGCTAGAGAAAGGGTGCGTGTGCGAGACATTAACGAAGCCTTCAGAGAGCTGGGCAGGATGTGTCAGGTCCACCTGCAGAGCGACAAGGCCCAGACCAAGCTGATCATCCTGCAGCAGGCTGTCCAGGTCATACTGGGCCTGGAGAAGCAGGTGCGAG AGCGTAATTTGAACCCAAAGGCTGCCTGCCtcaagaggagagaggaggaaaaagttTCAGGTGTGGACCCCCAGATGCAGCTTGGTGGGGGTCACCCTGGTCTTGGAGATGGACATATGTAA
- the tcf3a gene encoding transcription factor 3a isoform X1: MAAVESDKELNDLLDFSAMFELPVSNGKNRPTTLASSQFGGSGMDERSGSSPWVQGQQNNPSFNQGRGYGEEGLYGEQEGIASAPIFGSGIVGKAERGPYSSFPAQPGFMPSEIPMASPNALSPPGLKSNSQFYSSHDGNNPRRRPAQEPIESQPKKIRKVPPGLPSSVYAPASGEDFNRDNAGYPASKAGNVYPPPFYMQEGHHPPSDPWGSARSMVQPGYSAMLGNPPHLSQHGPFTAINPQDRLKRQPLPLSPQNYPLHGSEVNGAHPAGFHSSSSSFVVPSHTPPIAGTDTLANRGTVPGSSGDEIGKALASIYPSDSSAFPPSPSTPSGSPQAVSGSASQWTRSSGQVTPSPNFEEGIQSMPSKMEDRLDEAINVLQRHASGQGGTGLAEMHSLLSSSLGLPAAFTSAALGMASRLPGLLSSHHEDSVGLPSSGGLMHSNHGPASVQHGSQPDGFAGLIASIQRSIGSDLKREEKEDDENCSITDKSEDERKDIKGLLGTSLDDEEDDEDLPVEIKVEREKVRRLQNNTRERLRVRDINEAFKELGRMCQLHMSYEKPQTKLIVLQQAVNVILNLEQQVRERNLNPKAACLKRREEEKVSGVDPQMQLGGGHPGLGDGHM, from the exons GAATGGATGAGAGGAGTGGGTCCAGTCCCTGGGTGCAAGGACAACAGAACAATCCATCATTCAACCAGGGAAGG GGTTATGGAGAAGAAGGCCTTTATGGTGAGCAAGAGGGCATTGCCTCTGCCCCTATATTTGGATCAGGGATTGTTG GAAAAGCTGAGCGAGGACCATACTCGTCATTTCCTGCACAG CCGGGCTTTATGCCTAGTGAGATACCCATGGCAAGTCCTAATGCCCTCTCCCCGCCTGGCCTGAAGTCTAACTCCCAGTTTTATTCCTCTCATGACGGAAACAACCCTCGTCGGAGACCGGCACAGGAACCTATTG AATCGCAGCCAAAAAAGATCAGGAAGGTGCCCCCTGGCCTGCCTTCCTCG GTTTATGCACCGGCTTCAGGAGAGGATTTCAACAGGGACAATGCTGGCTACCCGGCCTCCAAGGCAGGAAACGTCTACCCACCACCATTCTACATGCAAG AAGGCCACCACCCGCCCTCTGATCCGTGGGGCTCTGCCCGGTCGATGGTTCAGCCCGGGTATTCTGCCATGCTGGGCAACCCCCCCCATCTGAGCCAGCATGGCCCTTTCACTGCCATTAACCCCCAAGACAGACTG AAACGACAGCCACTGCCCCTCTCACCCCAAAACTACCCCCTGCATGGCAGTGAGGTGAACGGGGCTCATCCCGCTGGCTTCCACTCCAGCTCCAGCAGCTTCGTAGTCCCCAGCCACACACCCCCTATTGCCGGCACTGACACTTTGG CCAATCGAGGAACAGTGCCTGGAAGTTCAGGTGATGAGATCGGAAAAGCCCTGGCATCT ATCTATCCTTCAGACAGTTCTGCCTTCCCTCCATCTCCATCGACGCCCTCTGGCTCTCCCCAGGCTGTGTCAG GCTCTGCATCGCAGTGGACTCGGTCTTCGGgtcaggtcacaccttcaccCAACTTTGAGGAGGGAATTCAGTCCATG CCGAGTAAAATGGAAGACCGTCTGGACGAAGCTATCAATGTTCTTCAGCGTCACGCCAGTGGACAGGGCGGGACTGGCCTGGCTGAAATGCACAGTCTGCTCTCATCTAGTTTAGGGTTACCTGCAGCCTTCACCAGCGCAGCCCTGGGAATGGCCAGTCGCCTGCCTGGACTG CTGTCCAGTCACCATGAGGACTCTGTTGgtctgccctctagtggaggtCTTATGCATAGCAACCATGGCCCTGCATCTGTTCAGCATGGCTCTCAGCCTGATGGTTTTGCTG GCCTGATAGCAAGTATTCAACGTTCCATTGGGTCTGATTTGAAacgagaggagaaggaggatgatGAAAACTGCTCCATCACTGACAAGTCTGAGGATGAAAGGAAAGACATCAAGGGCCTCCTCGGAACAAG TCTGGATGATGAGGAAGACGATGAAGATCTGCCAGTGGAGATTAAGGTTGAGCGGGAGAAAGTACGGAGGTTGCAAAACAACACCCGTGAGCGGCTTCGTGTGCGGGACATCAACGAGGCTTTTAAGGAGCTGGGCCGCATGTGTCAGCTCCATATGAGCTATGAGAAACCACAGACCAAATTGATCGTACTGCAACAGGCCGTTAACGTTATTCTCAACCTGGAGCAGCAAGTCAGAG AGCGTAATTTGAACCCAAAGGCTGCCTGCCtcaagaggagagaggaggaaaaagttTCAGGTGTGGACCCCCAGATGCAGCTTGGTGGGGGTCACCCTGGTCTTGGAGATGGACATATGTAA
- the mbd3a gene encoding methyl-CpG-binding domain protein 3a, with the protein MERKSVPVQRILNKPQIVRSLGNNLHSNVNTGSSMAGRSLLTKVQRSRHKHLYDINHQIRTKPDLNTTLPVRQTASIFKQPVTKVTNHPNNKVKTDPQKAVDQPKQLFWERKLSGLNAFDIAEELVKTMDLPKGLQGVGPACPDKTLLSAIASALHTSPAPVTGQLTAAVEKNPGVWLNTGQPLCKAFVVTDDDIRKQEDLVQSVRRRLEEALTADMLAHIEDSATEEAANKVEEKDEQVNKEKL; encoded by the exons ATGGAAAGGAAAAG TGTTCCTGTTCAGCGCATTCTCAACAAGCCGCAGATAGTGCGCAGTCTTGGCAACAACCTTCATTCAAATGTGAACACAGGCTCCTCCATGGCTGGACGCTCGCTCCTGACCAAAGTGCAACGCAGCAGACACAAGCACCTCTATGACATCAACCATCAGATCAGG acaaAACCTGATTTAAACACAACACTACCAGTCCGACAGACGGCATCCATCTTCAAACAACCTGTCACCAAGGTGACAAATCATCCCAACAACAAGGTGAAGACAGACCCACAGAAGGCTGTGGACCAGCCCAAACAA CTGTTCTGGGAGAGGAAGTTGAGTGGGTTAAATGCGTTTGACATTGCAGAGGAGCTGGTGAAAACCATGGATCTCCCCAAAGGCTTACAAG GTGTTGGCCCTGCGTGTCCAGATAAGACGCTCCTCTCTGCCATTGCTAGCGCCCTGCACACCAGTCCTGCGCCCGTCACTGGacagctcactgctgctgtggaGAAAAACCCCGGAGTCTGGCTCAACACAGGACAGCCTCTCTGCAAGGCCTTTGTGGTGACTGATGATGACATCAG GAAGCAGGAGGACCTGGTGCAGAGTGTGAGGAGGCGGCTGGAGGAAGCCCTTACAGCTGACATGTTGGCTCATATAGAGGACAGCGCTACAGAAGAAGCTGCCAACAAAGTAGAGGAAAAGGATGAGCAGGTCAACAAGGAGAAGTTATAG
- the uqcr11 gene encoding cytochrome b-c1 complex subunit 10, whose product MISKMIGQKYVAIAKSWIPTLAVWGTAGGVALVHFTDWRLFLDFVPYVNGKFKKDE is encoded by the exons ATGATCAGTAAAATGATTGGACAGAAGTATGTGGCAATTGCCAAATCATG GATCCCGACCCTGGCTGTGTGGGGCACAGCTGGAGGAGTAGCTTTGGTCCACTTCACAGACTGGCGGTTGTTTTTGGATTTTGTCCCCTACGTCAATGGCAAATTTAAGAAAGACGAGTAG